A region from the Kineothrix sp. IPX-CK genome encodes:
- a CDS encoding ABC transporter substrate-binding protein, translating to MKKNSLIKRLMSMFLVGTMTILATGCQSTAETNSSNNTGQEKVIDNDAPATGEGSTGMGRYVENVTDLSEYCERSDSIEKMSDGKLIIADYYMGQIVSEDNGLTWNPKEADWFSALDARDTYIMDIAIGKDGTTGVIYHDGDSEEKEEQESEDKEFELNPVCMIIKPDKTQMEAQFSLTEDEKYPYGIWVSDSGRVFVTTLGNTIYEVKEDGSSEKFLTVDGRPEMIRIQDNLMLIDGNSFENGILIYDMDKEEYMEDEVLSDFIMENYPERGVNGSGTYDFYFFTGEEGVLYMAGKQGLHRHVLGGSAIEQVIDGSLSSFSNPANGLIGMVALENNEFLTLFSGGKLVHYVYNSEIPSVPSENLTVYSLEESDTMRQAISIYQTNNPDVFIEYEVGIDDNNSVTREDALKKLNTRIMAGEGPDLFVMDNMPVDSYIEKGMLLDLSFCLEGMTGDAQLFTNIVDAFKKNGGIYTIPCEVQLPLVLGKEKYVTEINNMESLAAAMEALRRDNPDGGLLDIYSESAWIRLLSMVSAPAWKTESGALEEVAVSEFLKGAKQMYDTQMEGALEKDIDRYNSVDDYYMTEYGTTREEGDYFGVTDEMSYIGGRTRIVLGTLSNSYSYASLNSVHRVNGFEDSVLLPLSGQSTNVFIPKTLVGISSASANTEMAQELLKVLLGKENQSSLFKGLAVNKAAFEESFVPNEEYLEEDGLYGSLAMSDEDGMMVSMDVYWVDEEQLQKLRDWMANADTPYVKDSVLEDAVCEEGVNYIQGSKSLEEAVSAIVEKVAIYMAE from the coding sequence ATGAAAAAGAATTCTTTGATAAAAAGGCTGATGAGTATGTTTCTGGTTGGAACAATGACCATTTTGGCTACGGGCTGCCAAAGTACGGCGGAAACGAACAGCAGCAATAATACCGGTCAGGAGAAGGTAATAGATAATGACGCACCAGCCACCGGAGAAGGCAGCACGGGGATGGGGCGGTACGTAGAAAATGTGACAGATCTGTCAGAATATTGCGAACGGTCGGACAGCATCGAAAAAATGTCCGACGGAAAGCTCATCATTGCAGATTATTATATGGGACAGATTGTATCCGAAGATAACGGTCTTACATGGAACCCCAAAGAGGCAGACTGGTTTAGCGCACTGGATGCCAGGGACACTTATATCATGGATATTGCAATAGGTAAAGATGGGACTACCGGCGTTATTTATCATGATGGTGATTCAGAAGAAAAAGAAGAACAGGAGTCGGAAGATAAGGAATTTGAACTCAATCCTGTATGTATGATAATAAAGCCGGACAAAACTCAGATGGAGGCACAGTTTTCTTTAACGGAAGATGAGAAGTATCCATATGGCATATGGGTCAGTGATTCCGGCAGGGTTTTTGTAACCACCCTGGGCAACACTATTTATGAGGTGAAGGAGGATGGAAGCAGTGAAAAATTTCTTACGGTGGACGGACGGCCTGAGATGATAAGGATTCAAGATAATCTTATGCTGATAGACGGCAACTCATTTGAAAATGGGATATTGATCTATGATATGGACAAAGAAGAATATATGGAGGATGAGGTTCTAAGCGATTTTATTATGGAGAATTATCCGGAAAGGGGAGTAAATGGGTCTGGTACATATGACTTTTACTTTTTCACCGGAGAAGAAGGGGTTCTGTACATGGCGGGGAAACAAGGGCTGCACCGGCATGTACTTGGGGGAAGTGCCATAGAGCAGGTCATTGACGGAAGTCTGTCCAGCTTCAGCAATCCTGCCAACGGCTTAATTGGTATGGTCGCGCTGGAAAATAACGAATTTCTAACTCTGTTTTCAGGCGGTAAGCTGGTACATTATGTTTACAATTCGGAGATACCTTCCGTGCCCAGTGAAAATCTAACGGTTTACAGTTTAGAGGAAAGTGACACTATGCGTCAGGCAATTTCCATATATCAGACAAATAACCCGGATGTTTTCATTGAGTATGAGGTTGGGATAGATGATAATAACTCCGTTACAAGAGAAGATGCCTTAAAGAAGCTGAATACGCGGATTATGGCGGGAGAAGGTCCGGATTTATTTGTAATGGATAATATGCCGGTGGATTCCTATATCGAAAAAGGTATGCTGCTTGATTTAAGCTTTTGTCTGGAGGGCATGACAGGGGATGCGCAGTTGTTTACCAATATTGTGGACGCATTTAAGAAGAACGGCGGGATTTATACCATTCCTTGTGAGGTACAGCTTCCACTGGTATTGGGGAAGGAGAAATATGTAACAGAGATAAATAATATGGAAAGCCTTGCTGCCGCAATGGAAGCGCTCCGTAGGGACAATCCGGATGGCGGTCTGTTGGATATCTATTCGGAGAGCGCATGGATACGGCTTTTATCCATGGTTTCAGCGCCTGCATGGAAAACGGAGAGCGGAGCGTTAGAGGAAGTTGCTGTTTCAGAATTTTTGAAGGGAGCGAAGCAAATGTATGACACCCAGATGGAAGGTGCATTGGAGAAAGACATTGATCGATACAACAGTGTAGATGATTATTATATGACGGAATACGGAACGACCAGAGAAGAGGGGGATTATTTCGGCGTGACGGATGAAATGAGCTACATAGGAGGACGTACCCGCATCGTACTCGGAACTTTATCCAATTCCTACAGCTATGCATCACTCAATTCCGTGCATCGGGTGAATGGCTTTGAGGATAGTGTGCTTCTTCCGTTAAGCGGGCAGAGTACGAACGTGTTCATTCCCAAAACGCTCGTAGGAATCAGTTCGGCCTCTGCCAATACGGAAATGGCACAGGAGCTGCTTAAAGTCCTTTTAGGAAAGGAAAACCAGTCATCTCTGTTTAAAGGGCTTGCGGTAAATAAAGCGGCTTTCGAGGAAAGCTTTGTACCGAATGAAGAATATCTGGAAGAAGACGGATTATACGGTTCACTCGCAATGTCCGACGAAGATGGGATGATGGTTTCTATGGATGTTTACTGGGTGGATGAAGAACAGCTTCAAAAGCTGAGAGACTGGATGGCTAATGCCGATACTCCCTATGTGAAGGATAGTGTGCTGGAGGATGCGGTGTGTGAGGAAGGAGTCAATTACATACAGGGAAGCAAGAGTCTGGAGGAAGCGGTAAGCGCCATTGTGGAAAAGGTGGCTATTTACATGGCAGAATAA
- a CDS encoding response regulator transcription factor, with translation MINILVVEDDEKLNKVVCTYLNDSGFHAKGCLGPEAAYDEMYNNMYELIVSDIMMPKIDGFEFARTVRQVNRSIPILFISAKDDLSSKQKGFQLGIDDYMVKPIELDELLLRVRALLRRANIEMERKLEVGNLELDADAVSASVNGEEISLTTREFNIIYKLLSYPKKTFSRAQLMDEFWGVDTETSLRAVDVYVTKLRDKLSECDGFQIVTVRCLGYKAVLL, from the coding sequence ATGATAAACATACTTGTTGTGGAGGACGATGAAAAACTGAACAAGGTCGTCTGCACCTATTTGAATGACAGTGGTTTTCATGCCAAAGGTTGTCTGGGGCCGGAGGCGGCGTATGATGAGATGTATAACAACATGTATGAACTGATCGTCTCGGATATCATGATGCCCAAAATCGATGGCTTCGAGTTCGCGAGAACGGTAAGGCAGGTGAATCGGAGTATCCCGATTTTATTCATATCGGCGAAAGACGACCTTTCTTCCAAGCAAAAGGGGTTTCAGCTTGGGATAGATGATTATATGGTAAAACCTATCGAGCTGGACGAGCTTCTCCTGCGGGTCAGGGCTCTTCTGCGCCGCGCTAACATCGAGATGGAGAGAAAGCTGGAGGTAGGCAATCTGGAGTTGGATGCGGATGCTGTCAGTGCGTCGGTGAACGGGGAGGAAATCAGCCTGACCACGAGGGAATTCAATATCATATACAAGCTTTTATCCTACCCGAAAAAGACTTTTTCAAGAGCACAGCTTATGGACGAATTCTGGGGCGTGGATACGGAAACGAGCCTGCGCGCGGTGGATGTTTATGTGACGAAGCTTCGGGATAAGCTGTCGGAATGCGACGGCTTTCAAATCGTGACGGTAAGATGTCTGGGATATAAGGCGGTGCTGCTATGA
- a CDS encoding response regulator transcription factor: protein MRILLAEDDTNLNHTLSYQLNVQGFMVDSCFDGEEALFLAKENIHDVILLDRMLPTMEGTDILQDLRREGITIPVILITALGALSDKVKGLNMGADDYLVKPFAFEELLARIYCVTRRSPILANDNKFILSDITYSIEENILTGPTGNCSLSKREGTLLEVFLRNQGQTLSRNTLLLKVWGPDSDVEDGNLDNYIHFLRRRLLTIGSRLQIKTIRGIGYCLKEGTAYV from the coding sequence ATGAGAATTTTACTTGCCGAAGACGATACAAACTTAAACCATACACTTTCCTATCAGCTAAATGTTCAAGGTTTTATGGTAGATTCCTGTTTTGACGGGGAAGAAGCACTATTTCTGGCTAAAGAGAATATTCATGATGTCATCCTGCTTGACCGTATGCTTCCCACTATGGAAGGCACCGATATTCTGCAGGACTTGCGCAGAGAAGGCATTACCATTCCGGTAATACTAATAACCGCTCTTGGAGCGCTGTCCGACAAGGTAAAGGGATTGAATATGGGCGCGGATGATTATTTGGTCAAGCCCTTCGCCTTTGAAGAGCTTCTGGCCAGGATTTACTGCGTAACGAGACGCTCTCCTATCCTTGCTAACGATAATAAATTTATTTTGTCCGATATTACTTACTCTATTGAAGAAAATATTTTGACCGGTCCAACGGGAAACTGTTCCCTTTCCAAAAGAGAAGGCACTTTGCTGGAAGTTTTTTTACGGAATCAAGGGCAGACTCTTTCCAGAAATACGCTGTTATTAAAGGTATGGGGACCGGATAGCGATGTGGAAGACGGGAATCTGGATAATTATATCCATTTTTTACGCAGACGGCTTCTGACGATCGGAAGCAGGCTCCAAATCAAGACGATTCGGGGAATAGGCTACTGTCTGAAGGAAGGAACAGCTTATGTTTAA
- a CDS encoding HAMP domain-containing sensor histidine kinase — translation MFKKVQFRLTLMCGGITTLILVIMTLGYLYISENNLKDTQFLSFRNNINTVTANLEQQSVIKHEWLSKLEDNGKYMIFLMDNGIPFLFNSRWARADVEELYTEAFAYYENTFSVELVEPALYHSIHLEFTFSSANGEDYFASVITLEKGKNILQMLVLSSLAPMKEQLFNQRLLFLGIISFVLIILWILSYAFTKLLLRPIEENRKNQVQFVASASHELRTPLAVILSCLESFKQAPENKRETFLNIMESESQRMSALIEDMLDLSRSDNHSFSIEKESTELDTLLLNSYEAFEPMAKERNLALTVHLPDTSLPSCRCDKARIEQVAAILLHNAVSYTPAGGSVSLSLQQRKKHFLIIVSDTGIGIPNDEKEKIFHRFYRSEKSRSAKGHFGLGLCIASEIVQAHNGSIRITDTPGGGATFTVCLPLS, via the coding sequence ATGTTTAAAAAAGTACAGTTTCGCCTGACGCTCATGTGCGGCGGCATTACAACTTTAATATTGGTGATCATGACGCTGGGCTACCTATACATATCTGAAAATAATTTAAAAGATACCCAGTTTCTTTCCTTTCGAAATAATATTAATACCGTAACTGCCAATTTAGAGCAGCAGTCTGTTATTAAGCATGAATGGCTGTCCAAATTAGAAGATAATGGTAAATATATGATTTTTTTAATGGACAACGGCATTCCCTTTTTATTTAACAGCCGTTGGGCACGTGCGGATGTGGAGGAATTGTATACAGAAGCTTTTGCCTATTATGAGAATACCTTTTCTGTAGAGCTCGTAGAGCCTGCTCTCTATCACTCCATTCATTTAGAATTTACCTTTTCATCCGCAAACGGAGAAGACTATTTCGCTTCGGTCATCACTTTGGAAAAAGGAAAAAACATACTGCAAATGCTGGTACTTTCATCTCTGGCACCAATGAAAGAGCAGCTTTTTAACCAGCGTCTTCTTTTTCTGGGGATCATTTCCTTCGTTCTCATTATTCTGTGGATACTTTCTTATGCTTTTACCAAATTACTGCTGAGACCCATAGAAGAAAACAGGAAAAATCAGGTTCAGTTTGTAGCCTCTGCCTCCCACGAACTGCGCACTCCTCTGGCAGTTATCCTCTCCTGTCTGGAAAGCTTTAAACAAGCGCCCGAAAATAAAAGGGAGACTTTTCTCAATATAATGGAATCTGAATCCCAGCGGATGTCAGCTTTAATCGAAGACATGCTTGACTTATCACGGTCCGACAACCACAGCTTTTCCATCGAAAAAGAAAGCACAGAGCTGGATACACTTCTGCTTAATTCCTACGAAGCCTTTGAACCTATGGCAAAAGAAAGAAATCTGGCTCTTACCGTTCATCTGCCGGATACCTCCCTGCCTTCTTGCCGCTGTGATAAGGCCCGCATCGAACAAGTTGCCGCAATCCTTTTGCACAATGCGGTAAGCTATACTCCCGCAGGAGGAAGCGTAAGCCTCTCTCTGCAGCAGAGAAAAAAGCATTTTCTTATTATCGTCAGCGATACAGGAATCGGTATTCCTAACGATGAGAAAGAGAAGATTTTTCATCGCTTTTATCGAAGTGAAAAATCCCGAAGCGCCAAAGGGCACTTCGGGTTAGGTCTATGTATCGCCTCTGAAATCGTTCAGGCTCATAACGGCTCTATCCGGATTACCGATACGCCGGGGGGAGGAGCTACCTTTACGGTATGCCTCCCTCTGTCTTAA
- a CDS encoding sugar ABC transporter permease has translation MKEYRTYKRAVRERRAFLRFLVFSLSGVLLFVILPFFDVFGRSFTTAVTGQFNGIENYKTIFGNRAFLLAVKNTLRFTGVCIPLLTIIGLLIAVPLSRLKEAGVVKSLYLFPLAMPTAAVVIVWKLFFYKQGFLNLYLSRLGEWTGLWGEVHTDYIGGGAAFWVLVFSYIWKNTGYTVILWLAGLLGIPNALLEAAEVDGANGLQCFIHIVLPNLKGSLYTIVILSFLNSFKIYREAYLVAGAYPAQDIYLLQHLLGNWFVNMEFDKMAAAAVCVGGFLFLVIMLLQYFWDKKE, from the coding sequence GTGAAGGAATATAGAACCTATAAAAGGGCGGTCAGGGAGCGGAGGGCTTTCCTCCGGTTCCTGGTATTTAGCCTGTCGGGCGTGCTTCTGTTTGTCATACTGCCCTTTTTCGATGTATTTGGAAGGTCATTTACGACGGCGGTCACCGGCCAATTTAACGGTATTGAAAATTATAAGACCATTTTTGGTAATCGGGCATTTTTGCTGGCGGTAAAAAACACATTACGTTTTACGGGAGTGTGCATCCCGCTGCTCACAATAATTGGGCTTCTTATCGCAGTGCCCCTTTCCCGGCTAAAGGAAGCCGGAGTCGTAAAGTCTTTATATCTGTTTCCGCTCGCCATGCCTACGGCAGCAGTGGTCATCGTTTGGAAGCTGTTTTTTTATAAGCAGGGGTTCCTGAATTTATACTTAAGCCGCCTGGGAGAATGGACAGGGCTTTGGGGAGAGGTTCATACGGATTATATTGGAGGCGGAGCGGCTTTCTGGGTATTGGTATTTAGTTATATCTGGAAAAATACGGGATACACAGTAATTTTGTGGCTGGCCGGATTACTGGGGATACCCAACGCGCTCTTAGAGGCTGCCGAAGTAGATGGAGCCAACGGCTTGCAGTGTTTTATTCATATTGTTCTACCGAATCTTAAAGGAAGCCTTTATACGATAGTAATTCTTTCCTTTTTAAACTCCTTTAAGATTTACAGAGAGGCCTATCTGGTAGCAGGCGCCTATCCGGCACAGGATATTTATTTGCTCCAGCATCTGTTGGGTAACTGGTTCGTAAATATGGAATTTGATAAAATGGCAGCGGCGGCGGTATGTGTAGGGGGCTTTCTGTTCCTGGTAATTATGCTGTTACAATATTTTTGGGACAAAAAGGAGTGA
- a CDS encoding SDR family NAD(P)-dependent oxidoreductase → MENFFDLTGKVAVITGASSGLGADAAFAYAKAGADVALLARRVEKLNEVKAEIEKTGRKVAAVGCDVRDEESVKTAIDTVLKTFGHIDILLNNAGVAVRGGVDSMTVEEWDKSFDTNVKGIFLTSKYVIPQMKERGYGKVVNIASVNAVVADKFDVFIRHSYNSSKAAVVGLTRGMAASYARYGITVNAIGPALFESEMTSSTLFKSEEFLTKYNTMNPAGRPGNKGELNGTVLYLSSDTSSYVQGQFIIVDGGGALV, encoded by the coding sequence ATGGAAAATTTTTTTGATTTAACGGGGAAAGTAGCAGTTATAACAGGAGCAAGCTCAGGACTTGGAGCAGATGCTGCATTTGCTTATGCAAAGGCAGGAGCGGATGTAGCTTTATTGGCAAGACGTGTGGAAAAGCTCAATGAGGTAAAAGCTGAAATTGAAAAGACAGGAAGAAAGGTTGCGGCAGTCGGCTGTGACGTGAGAGATGAGGAAAGTGTTAAAACAGCAATCGACACTGTGCTGAAGACCTTCGGGCATATTGATATCTTACTGAACAATGCAGGTGTAGCCGTGCGGGGCGGTGTTGACAGCATGACGGTGGAAGAATGGGACAAGTCCTTTGATACTAACGTAAAGGGGATATTTCTGACAAGTAAGTATGTGATTCCTCAAATGAAGGAAAGGGGCTATGGCAAGGTCGTTAATATTGCATCGGTCAATGCCGTCGTTGCGGATAAATTTGATGTATTCATCAGACATTCCTATAACTCATCAAAGGCAGCGGTAGTCGGCCTGACAAGAGGTATGGCAGCTTCCTATGCAAGATATGGAATCACGGTAAATGCCATAGGCCCGGCTCTTTTTGAAAGTGAGATGACCAGCTCAACGTTATTTAAGTCAGAGGAATTCCTGACAAAATATAATACGATGAATCCTGCCGGGCGTCCGGGTAACAAAGGGGAATTAAACGGTACGGTGCTTTATCTTTCCAGTGATACTTCCAGCTATGTGCAGGGACAGTTTATTATTGTAGACGGCGGCGGAGCTTTAGTATAG
- a CDS encoding HAMP domain-containing sensor histidine kinase, translated as MSGTKKAEYRLRKKSGRFSIFILIFLVLVVMTTIQSLILGEYIDYTAISFSRVMFMHSYWVFAATVFTLLINYYNKRYYEKPVKILADGTKKVAGGDFSVFLKPLHRPDRLDYVDVMFLDFNKMVEELGSIETLKTDFVSNVSHEMKIPISIIKNYAEMLQKESLSEEKRAEYAVTVEEAATRLSDLVSNILKLNKLENQRIAPEMEIYDVCRQLCECAIRFEDLWEEKGIDLEVDIEDRAMINADANLMELVWNNLLSNAIKFTDAGGRVTICQASTEDSITVSISDTGCGMNHESMNHIFDKFYQGDTSHSMEGNGLGLALVQRVLHLMDGDIHVFSEEGKGSTFTVTMPAAEGVDGMGERQNSGE; from the coding sequence ATGAGCGGAACAAAAAAGGCGGAATACCGGTTAAGGAAAAAAAGTGGACGGTTCTCCATTTTCATCTTAATCTTCTTGGTGCTGGTAGTTATGACGACGATACAATCTCTTATCTTAGGAGAATATATCGATTATACGGCCATCAGCTTTTCACGGGTCATGTTCATGCACAGCTATTGGGTGTTTGCCGCGACAGTGTTCACGCTGCTTATCAACTACTATAACAAGCGATATTATGAAAAACCGGTAAAGATTCTGGCTGATGGCACGAAAAAAGTGGCAGGAGGAGATTTCTCCGTATTTTTAAAGCCGCTGCACAGGCCTGACAGACTGGATTATGTGGACGTCATGTTTTTGGACTTCAATAAAATGGTTGAGGAGCTGGGAAGCATCGAGACGTTAAAGACGGATTTCGTTTCCAACGTTTCCCACGAGATGAAGATACCTATTTCCATCATTAAAAATTATGCGGAAATGCTGCAAAAAGAAAGCTTATCGGAGGAGAAGCGTGCGGAATATGCGGTTACGGTTGAGGAGGCCGCAACGAGGCTTTCGGATCTGGTGAGCAACATATTGAAATTAAACAAACTGGAAAATCAAAGGATTGCGCCCGAAATGGAAATTTATGACGTGTGCAGACAGCTTTGTGAATGTGCTATACGTTTTGAGGATTTGTGGGAAGAGAAGGGAATTGATCTGGAGGTGGATATAGAGGACAGAGCCATGATAAATGCCGACGCTAACCTTATGGAGCTTGTTTGGAACAATCTGCTTTCCAATGCCATCAAGTTCACGGATGCCGGAGGAAGGGTCACGATCTGTCAGGCATCGACAGAAGACAGCATTACGGTATCCATATCCGATACCGGATGCGGCATGAATCATGAAAGCATGAACCATATTTTCGATAAATTTTACCAGGGTGACACTTCCCATTCCATGGAAGGAAACGGACTGGGACTGGCGTTGGTACAGAGGGTCCTGCATCTGATGGATGGCGATATCCACGTATTCAGCGAAGAAGGGAAGGGAAGTACCTTTACCGTGACTATGCCCGCGGCAGAGGGAGTTGACGGCATGGGGGAAAGGCAGAATAGCGGTGAGTGA
- a CDS encoding carbohydrate ABC transporter permease: MREARRIKGMAIRAVTTVILLLPGIFVCIPILLLVTGSVMGSNELKDYLSPVLPNGTGFISWKIIPDYPTFSNYAKLLFFTPQFFVLFWNSMKLVTLILAGQLLVGVPAAWAFAVYRIKGSKMLFALYIVLMLLPFQVTMLSSYLVMNSFSLLDTHMAVILPAVFNTFPIFLTYGGFRTIPIELLEAARMDGAREEYIFWKIGLPLGKGGMLSAMVLGFLEYWNMMEQPMAFLEDKSLWPLSLYLPEITWDQAGYAFFASLLMLLPSVFVFMTGQDYLEQGIIYSGLKA; encoded by the coding sequence ATGAGAGAGGCGCGAAGGATAAAAGGAATGGCAATAAGGGCGGTGACGACAGTGATACTTCTTTTGCCGGGCATTTTTGTATGCATTCCTATCCTTTTATTGGTAACAGGATCAGTTATGGGAAGTAATGAATTAAAGGATTATCTTTCGCCGGTTCTTCCGAATGGTACCGGGTTTATCTCATGGAAGATTATTCCCGACTATCCGACTTTTTCAAATTACGCAAAACTGCTGTTTTTTACACCGCAGTTTTTTGTATTGTTCTGGAACTCGATGAAGCTGGTAACATTAATTTTAGCAGGCCAGCTGCTGGTGGGAGTGCCTGCTGCATGGGCATTTGCCGTGTACAGGATAAAGGGCAGCAAGATGCTTTTTGCTCTTTATATCGTGCTGATGCTTCTGCCTTTTCAGGTAACAATGCTGTCCAGCTATCTTGTGATGAACAGTTTTTCTCTTTTGGACACTCATATGGCAGTGATTTTGCCGGCAGTTTTTAATACATTTCCTATTTTTCTTACCTATGGAGGCTTTCGGACAATTCCAATAGAACTGTTAGAAGCAGCAAGAATGGACGGAGCAAGAGAAGAATACATTTTTTGGAAAATAGGTCTTCCGTTGGGAAAAGGCGGTATGCTTTCGGCCATGGTGTTAGGTTTTTTGGAGTATTGGAATATGATGGAACAGCCTATGGCTTTCCTGGAGGATAAGTCGCTTTGGCCGTTGTCGCTTTATTTGCCTGAAATTACGTGGGACCAAGCGGGGTATGCATTCTTCGCTTCCTTATTGATGCTGCTGCCGTCGGTATTCGTATTTATGACAGGTCAGGATTATCTGGAACAAGGCATCATTTATTCGGGGTTAAAAGCGTAG